The following proteins are co-located in the Nocardia bhagyanarayanae genome:
- a CDS encoding L-threonylcarbamoyladenylate synthase, which produces MSTVYDCADPDSRAAGLSAATSALKSGRLVVMPTDTLYGLAADAFDSTAVSELLAAKRRGRDMPVPVLVGSWHTIDGLVFSVRPQARELIRAFWPGGLSLVVQQAPSLAWDLGDTRGTVMLRMPLHPVALDLLREVGPLAVSSANVSGQPPAKTAAEAREQLGSLVGVYLDGGPAAHAVASTIVDLTADQPRVLREGAVPVAEIAEVLGMSPDELTITPAR; this is translated from the coding sequence GTGAGTACCGTCTACGACTGCGCGGATCCCGATTCGCGCGCCGCCGGACTGTCCGCAGCGACCAGCGCCCTGAAGTCCGGGCGACTGGTGGTGATGCCCACAGACACGTTGTACGGCTTGGCGGCCGACGCCTTCGATTCCACCGCGGTGAGCGAGCTGCTCGCGGCCAAGCGCCGCGGCAGGGACATGCCGGTGCCGGTGCTGGTCGGTTCGTGGCACACGATCGACGGACTGGTCTTCTCGGTGCGCCCGCAGGCGCGCGAGCTGATCCGCGCGTTCTGGCCGGGTGGTCTGAGTCTTGTTGTGCAGCAAGCGCCTTCGTTGGCGTGGGATCTCGGTGACACGCGCGGCACGGTGATGCTGCGGATGCCGCTGCACCCGGTGGCGCTGGATCTGCTGCGCGAGGTGGGCCCGCTGGCGGTGTCCAGCGCCAACGTCTCCGGCCAGCCGCCGGCCAAGACCGCCGCGGAGGCCCGCGAACAGCTCGGCAGCCTGGTCGGCGTGTACCTCGACGGCGGTCCCGCCGCGCACGCGGTCGCCTCCACCATCGTGGATCTCACCGCGGACCAGCCGCGCGTGCTGCGCGAGGGCGCGGTGCCGGTGGCCGAGATCGCCGAGGTGCTCGGCATGTCGCCGGACGAACTGACCATCACCCCCGCGCGGTGA
- the prmC gene encoding peptide chain release factor N(5)-glutamine methyltransferase, which yields MGRVSLRSVINEAVERLQAAGVPSPRADAEQLAAHLLGVERTRLALVPLVDPVLVEDYRALVDRRAQRIPLQHLTGVAAMGQIDLAVGPGVFVPRPETELLFAWALAYLETLPHDHQPIVVDFCTGSGALALAVAHARPDAQVHAIEIDPAALRWARRNADDRIADGDTPITLYADDVTDPNLLTELNGKVDLLLSNPPYIPEGAVLDPEVADHDPHLALFGGPDGLDVIRKMAPNIARLLRPGGATAIEHDDSNGSALAALLTETGDFADVVEHPDLAGKPRFVVATRT from the coding sequence GTGGGTCGAGTGTCTCTGCGTTCGGTGATCAACGAAGCCGTCGAGCGATTGCAGGCCGCGGGCGTGCCGAGTCCGCGTGCGGACGCCGAGCAGCTGGCCGCGCATCTGCTCGGGGTCGAGCGGACTCGATTGGCCTTGGTTCCGCTGGTCGATCCCGTGCTCGTCGAGGACTACCGCGCCCTGGTGGACCGGCGTGCCCAGCGCATTCCGTTGCAGCACCTGACCGGCGTCGCCGCGATGGGACAGATCGATCTCGCGGTCGGGCCGGGCGTTTTCGTGCCGCGACCGGAGACGGAATTGCTCTTCGCTTGGGCGCTTGCCTATCTGGAGACGCTGCCGCACGATCACCAGCCGATCGTCGTCGATTTCTGCACCGGTTCGGGCGCGCTCGCGCTCGCTGTCGCGCACGCGCGGCCCGACGCCCAGGTGCACGCCATCGAGATCGACCCGGCCGCCCTGCGATGGGCCCGCCGCAACGCCGACGACCGCATCGCCGACGGCGACACCCCGATCACCCTGTACGCCGACGACGTCACCGATCCGAACCTGCTCACCGAGCTGAACGGGAAGGTCGACCTGCTGCTGTCCAACCCGCCCTACATCCCCGAGGGCGCGGTGCTCGACCCCGAGGTCGCCGACCACGATCCGCACTTGGCGCTGTTCGGCGGGCCGGACGGATTGGACGTCATCCGGAAGATGGCGCCCAACATCGCCCGCCTGCTGCGTCCGGGCGGCGCGACCGCCATCGAGCACGACGACAGCAACGGCTCCGCCCTTGCCGCTCTCCTCACCGAGACCGGAGATTTCGCCGACGTCGTCGAACACCCGGACCTCGCAGGCAAACCCCGTTTCGTAGTCGCCACCCGCACCTGA
- the prfA gene encoding peptide chain release factor 1, producing the protein MTQPSAIDDILAEHAGLETQLADPALHNDPGAARRVGKRFAELAPIMATYNKLKSAQDDLAAAQELADDDPAFAAEIPDLRRQVEELEQALADLLAPRDPHDGDDVVLEVKSGEGGEESALFAADLARMYIRYAERHGWKVEVLGATISDLGGYKDATLSIKSRDAVRDGVWSRFKFEGGVHRVQRVPVTESQGRIHTSAAGVLIYPEPDEVEEVQIDESDLRVDVYRSSGKGGQGVNTTDSAVRITHLPSGIVVTCQNERSQLQNKARAMQVLAARLQALAEEQAEQEAAAGRASQIRTVDRSERIRTYNFPENRITDHRIGFKAHNLDSVLDGDLDALLDALGKADREARMAAE; encoded by the coding sequence ATGACGCAGCCGTCCGCGATCGACGACATCCTGGCCGAGCACGCGGGACTGGAAACGCAGCTGGCCGATCCGGCGCTGCACAACGATCCGGGCGCCGCGCGCCGCGTCGGCAAGCGGTTCGCCGAGCTCGCCCCGATCATGGCCACCTACAACAAGCTGAAGAGCGCGCAGGACGATCTGGCCGCCGCGCAGGAACTGGCCGACGACGATCCGGCCTTCGCCGCCGAGATCCCGGATCTGCGGCGTCAGGTGGAGGAGCTGGAGCAGGCGCTCGCCGACCTGCTCGCCCCGCGCGACCCGCACGACGGCGACGACGTGGTGCTCGAGGTGAAGTCCGGCGAGGGCGGCGAGGAGTCGGCGCTGTTCGCCGCCGATCTCGCCCGCATGTACATCCGCTACGCCGAGCGGCACGGCTGGAAGGTGGAAGTACTCGGCGCCACCATCTCCGACCTCGGCGGATACAAGGACGCGACGCTGTCCATCAAGAGCCGTGACGCGGTGCGCGACGGCGTGTGGTCGCGATTCAAGTTCGAGGGCGGCGTGCACCGCGTGCAGCGCGTTCCGGTGACCGAATCGCAGGGCCGCATCCACACCTCGGCCGCGGGCGTGCTCATCTACCCCGAACCCGACGAGGTCGAGGAGGTGCAGATCGACGAATCCGATCTGCGCGTCGACGTCTACCGCTCGTCCGGCAAGGGTGGCCAGGGCGTCAACACCACCGACTCCGCCGTCCGCATCACCCACCTGCCCTCCGGCATCGTCGTGACCTGCCAGAACGAACGCTCGCAGTTGCAGAACAAGGCCCGCGCCATGCAGGTCCTCGCGGCGCGCTTGCAAGCGCTGGCCGAGGAGCAGGCCGAGCAGGAGGCCGCGGCCGGTCGCGCCAGCCAGATCCGCACGGTGGACCGTTCGGAGCGCATCCGGACCTACAACTTCCCGGAGAACCGGATCACCGATCACCGCATCGGCTTCAAGGCCCACAATCTCGACTCCGTGCTGGACGGCGACCTCGACGCGCTCCTCGACGCACTCGGCAAGGCCGACCGCGAGGCCCGCATGGCGGCCGAATAG
- the rpmE gene encoding 50S ribosomal protein L31 has protein sequence MKAGIHPTYVDTTVVCGCGNTFQTRSTKESGHITVEVCSQCHPFYTGKQKILDTGGRVARFEARYGKRAGKKADAK, from the coding sequence ATGAAGGCAGGAATCCACCCGACGTATGTCGACACCACGGTGGTCTGTGGTTGCGGCAACACCTTCCAGACTCGCAGCACCAAGGAGTCGGGACACATCACCGTCGAGGTCTGCTCGCAGTGCCACCCGTTCTACACCGGCAAGCAGAAGATCCTGGACACCGGTGGCCGCGTGGCCCGCTTCGAGGCTCGCTACGGCAAGCGCGCGGGCAAGAAGGCCGACGCCAAGTAG
- the rho gene encoding transcription termination factor Rho translates to MTDTDLLATPGVESNPSSSGGRESESGQISKMSEQTDVARSGLTGMLLPQLRALAGELGIRGTSGMRKGDLIAAIKENQAGKPAKSEKPARGEKAEQAALDVTPAPAKEKAPAKEAKAKEAAPAEKAAAPAPEAPADPAPSKSAQTEAPQTDSAPAAETSEESGREGGQRGRGRQRRGRDQARSGGGETAEARGDEQKPEAEQGERRRERGQGERGQGERGQGERGQGERGQNGEQRAQGGRGDGGRGEGGRGGDDEEGGRGRRGRRFRERRRGRDRETGGGESRELEIREDDVLQPVAGILDVLDNYAFVRTSGYLAGPNDVYVSMNLVRKNGLRRGDAITGAVRAPRDGEQANQRQKFDPLVRLDTVNGGDVEAAKRRPEFSKLTPLYPNQRLRLETQPNKLTTRVIDLIMPIGKGQRALIVSPPKAGKTTIMQDIANAIATNNPECYLMVVLVDERPEEVTDMQRSVKGEVIASTFDRPPSDHTSVAELAIERAKRLVEMGKDVVVLLDSITRLGRAYNNSSPASGRILSGGVDSTALYPPKRFLGAARNIENGGSLTIIATAMVETGSTGDTVIFEEFKGTGNAELKLDRKIAERRVFPAVDVNPSGTRKDELLLSPDEAAVLHKLRRVLSGLDSHQAIDLLIDRLKKSKNNLEFLMQVSKTAPGALDE, encoded by the coding sequence GTGACAGATACGGACCTGCTCGCGACACCCGGGGTGGAATCCAACCCAAGTTCCTCGGGCGGCCGCGAAAGTGAATCCGGACAGATTTCGAAGATGAGCGAACAAACCGACGTCGCACGATCGGGGCTGACTGGAATGTTGTTGCCGCAGTTGCGCGCGCTGGCGGGGGAGCTCGGTATCCGAGGCACCTCCGGTATGCGCAAGGGTGATCTGATCGCCGCCATCAAGGAGAACCAGGCCGGTAAGCCCGCCAAGTCGGAGAAGCCCGCGCGCGGCGAGAAGGCCGAGCAGGCGGCCCTCGACGTGACGCCCGCGCCGGCGAAGGAGAAGGCCCCGGCCAAGGAGGCCAAGGCGAAGGAAGCCGCGCCCGCCGAGAAGGCCGCCGCGCCCGCGCCCGAGGCTCCCGCCGATCCCGCTCCTTCGAAGTCCGCGCAGACCGAGGCGCCGCAGACCGATTCCGCCCCCGCCGCCGAGACCAGCGAAGAGTCCGGCCGCGAAGGTGGTCAGCGCGGCCGTGGCCGGCAGCGTCGCGGCCGTGACCAGGCGCGTTCCGGCGGCGGCGAGACCGCCGAGGCGCGTGGTGACGAGCAGAAGCCGGAAGCCGAGCAGGGCGAACGGCGCCGCGAGCGTGGCCAGGGCGAGCGTGGCCAAGGCGAGCGTGGCCAAGGTGAGCGCGGTCAGGGTGAGCGCGGTCAGAACGGTGAGCAGCGTGCCCAGGGCGGTCGCGGCGACGGTGGTCGTGGCGAGGGCGGTCGCGGTGGCGACGACGAGGAAGGCGGCCGCGGTCGCCGTGGTCGCCGGTTCCGTGAGCGTCGTCGTGGGCGCGACCGCGAGACCGGCGGCGGTGAGAGCCGCGAGCTCGAGATCCGCGAGGACGACGTCCTACAGCCGGTCGCGGGCATCCTCGACGTGCTGGACAACTACGCGTTCGTCCGCACCTCGGGTTACCTGGCCGGACCGAACGACGTCTACGTCTCGATGAACCTGGTCCGCAAGAACGGCCTGCGCCGCGGCGACGCGATCACCGGCGCCGTGCGGGCTCCGCGCGACGGCGAGCAGGCCAACCAGCGGCAGAAGTTCGATCCGCTGGTGCGGCTGGACACCGTCAACGGCGGCGATGTCGAGGCGGCCAAGCGGCGCCCCGAGTTCAGCAAGCTGACCCCGCTGTACCCGAACCAGCGCCTACGCCTGGAGACTCAGCCCAACAAGCTGACGACCCGCGTGATCGACCTGATCATGCCGATCGGCAAGGGCCAGCGCGCGCTGATCGTGTCCCCGCCGAAGGCCGGTAAGACCACGATCATGCAGGACATCGCGAACGCGATCGCGACCAACAACCCCGAGTGCTACCTGATGGTTGTCCTGGTCGACGAGCGTCCCGAAGAGGTCACCGACATGCAGCGTTCGGTGAAGGGCGAGGTCATCGCCTCGACTTTCGACCGTCCGCCGAGCGATCACACCTCGGTCGCCGAGCTGGCCATCGAGCGCGCCAAGCGACTCGTCGAAATGGGCAAAGACGTTGTGGTGCTGCTGGACTCGATCACCCGATTGGGCCGCGCGTACAACAACTCCTCGCCCGCCTCGGGCCGCATCCTCTCCGGTGGTGTCGACTCGACCGCGCTGTACCCGCCCAAGCGGTTCCTCGGCGCGGCGCGCAACATCGAGAACGGCGGCTCGCTGACGATCATCGCCACCGCCATGGTGGAGACCGGCTCGACCGGTGACACGGTGATCTTCGAGGAGTTCAAGGGCACCGGTAACGCCGAGCTCAAGCTGGACCGCAAGATCGCGGAACGGCGCGTGTTCCCGGCGGTGGACGTCAACCCGTCCGGTACCCGCAAGGACGAGCTACTGCTGAGCCCAGACGAAGCGGCGGTGCTGCACAAGCTGCGCCGCGTGCTTTCCGGCCTGGACTCGCACCAGGCGATCGACCTGCTGATCGACCGCCTGAAGAAGTCCAAGAACAACCTCGAGTTCCTGATGCAGGTCAGCAAGACCGCGCCGGGCGCGCTCGACGAGTAA
- the thrB gene encoding homoserine kinase, with amino-acid sequence MSRTLPAGLSVTARVPASSANLGPGFDSLGMALGIYDEIEVRTTDSGLTIRVEGEGADDVPWGPSHLVVRAIERGLESVGVWADGLDVVCRNVIPHSRGLGSSASAVVGGLAAGCALAAKLDPELAVDTARLVQLASEFEGHPDNAAASVLGGIVVSWTETAADATEASADIPEHGRVYRAVRLDPHPSLRPVVLIPEVRSSTAHTRGLLPETVPHGDAAFNVSRAALAVVALTQRPDLLMPATADRLHQGQRAPALPLTTAWIERLRAAGIPATVSGAGPTVLALGTSEFPAELRELAAADGLRVVEPGLAEGVQVD; translated from the coding sequence ATGTCGCGGACCCTGCCCGCCGGACTCTCCGTGACGGCGCGGGTGCCCGCGTCGAGCGCCAACCTCGGGCCCGGATTCGACTCGCTCGGTATGGCTTTGGGCATCTACGACGAGATCGAGGTGCGCACCACCGATTCCGGTTTGACGATCCGGGTCGAGGGCGAGGGCGCCGACGACGTCCCGTGGGGCCCTTCGCATCTCGTCGTGCGTGCCATCGAGCGCGGCCTGGAGTCCGTCGGTGTGTGGGCCGACGGCCTCGATGTGGTGTGCCGCAACGTGATTCCGCACTCGCGCGGTCTCGGCTCCTCGGCCTCCGCGGTGGTCGGCGGCCTGGCCGCGGGCTGCGCGCTCGCCGCGAAGCTGGATCCCGAGCTCGCCGTCGACACCGCGCGATTGGTGCAGCTGGCCTCGGAATTCGAAGGCCACCCGGACAACGCGGCGGCCAGCGTGCTCGGCGGGATCGTGGTGTCCTGGACCGAGACCGCCGCCGACGCGACCGAGGCGAGCGCGGACATCCCCGAACACGGCCGGGTCTACCGTGCCGTCCGGCTCGATCCGCACCCGTCGCTGCGCCCGGTGGTGTTGATTCCCGAGGTCCGCTCGTCCACCGCGCACACCAGGGGCCTGCTTCCGGAGACGGTGCCGCACGGCGACGCCGCCTTCAACGTCAGCAGGGCCGCGCTGGCCGTCGTCGCGCTGACCCAGCGCCCTGACCTGCTCATGCCCGCTACGGCCGACCGGCTGCATCAGGGCCAGCGTGCTCCCGCGCTACCGCTCACCACGGCGTGGATCGAGCGGTTGCGCGCGGCAGGCATTCCGGCGACCGTCTCGGGCGCGGGTCCGACCGTGCTGGCCCTCGGTACCAGCGAATTCCCAGCGGAACTCCGCGAACTCGCGGCCGCCGACGGCCTCCGGGTGGTCGAGCCAGGACTCGCCGAGGGCGTCCAGGTCGACTGA